The genomic window GGGCACGTCCACCCCCACCTCGATGACGGTGGTGGCCACCAGCAGCTGGGTCCCGCCCGCCTGGAAGGCGGCCATGGCCGCCTCCTTCTCCGCCGGCTTCATGCGCCCGTGCACCAGCCCCACCCGCAGGTCGGGGAAGGACTCCACGAGCTGGCGGTGGGTCTCCTCGGCGGCCTGGCACTGGAGCGCCTCGGACTCCTCGATCAGGGTGCAGACCCAGTAGGCCTGGCGCCCCTCCCGGCACACCGCCCGCACCCGCTCCATCACCTCCTCGCGGCGGGTGTCGGGCACCACCACGGTGGTCACCGGGGTGCGCCCCGGGGGCAGCTCGTCGATTACCGAGACATCGAGATCGGCGTAGGCGGTCTGGGCCAGGGTGCGGGGAATGGGCGTGGCGGTCATGATGAGCTGGTGGGGACTGAGGCGCCCGCGCTTGCCCTTCTCGTGCAGGGCCAGGCGCTGGTGGACGCCGAAGCGGTGCTGCTCGTCCACCACCACCAGCCCGAGGTCGGCGAAGCGCACCTCGGCCTGGAACAGGGCGTGGGTGCCCACCACCACCCGGGCCGTGCCGTCGGCCATGGCGGCGATCACCGCCTCCCGCGCCTTGCCCTTGAGCCGCCCGGAGAGCCAGGCGCAGGCGACGCCGAGGGGCTCCAGCCAGGCGCTGAAGTTGCGGAAGTGCTGCTCCGCCAGAAGCTCGGTGGGGGCCATCACCGCCGCCTGCCGCCCACCCTCCACCGCGGCGAGCACGGCGGCGGCGGCCACCACCGTCTTGCCCGAGCCCACGTCCCCCTGCACCAGCCGCAGCATGGGGTGGGGCTGCCCCAGGTCGGCGGCGATCTCCCCGTTGACCCGGGCCTGGGCCCCGGTGAGGGTGAAGGGCAGGCCCTCCAGGAAGCGCCGGCGCAGGGCGCCGTCGCCGCCCAGCACCGGGGCCCGGCGGGCGCGCACCACCGCGCGCAGCTGGCGCAGGCTCACCTGGTGGGCCAGCAGCTCCTCGAAGGCGAGCCGCTGCTGGGCGGGATGGCGGCCCGCGGCCAGCTCCTCCAGGGGCGCGTCGGGCGGCGGCCGGTGCACGTAGGCCAGCGCCGCGGCCAGGGGCGGCAGCCGGTAGCGGCGCAGCAGTTCCAGGGGCAGCAGCTCCGCCACGGCCTCCTGCTCCAGCCGCGGCAGCACCTGGTCCACCAGGCCGCGCAGGCGCGCCTGGGTCACCCCCTCGGTGACCGGGTAGACGGGGGTCAGGCGGTCCTCCACCGGAATCGGCGCATCGGCCGCCACCTTGCGGTACTCGGGATGGACCATCTCCAGGGCGTGGGGGCCCTGGCGCACCTCGCCGTAGCAGCGCAGGCGCGCGCCGCGGGTGAGCGCCGTCTTCTGGGCGCCGGTGAAATAGAAGAACCGCAGGGTGAGGAAGCCGGTGCCGTCATTGATGCGCACCAGCAGGCTGCGGCGGCGGCCGAAGACCACGTCGGCCACCTCGACCTCCCCCTCCACCACCGCGGTGTCGCCGTGGCGCAGGCTGCCCAGCGGGCGCACCCGGGTGCGGTCCTCGTAGCGCAGCGGCAGGTGGAAGAGCAGATCCTGCACCGTGACCAGCCCAAGCCGCTCCAGACGGCGGGCGAACGCCTCCCCCACCCCCTTGAGGCGGGTCAGGGGCTGGCTGGCGAGGTCGGGGGGCCGCTCCGGGCTGGCATCCATGGAAGAAAGTGTATGCCAGCCGGGCGCCGCGCAGAAACCGGCGTTTGACCTGGCGTGCTACCATCCCTGCCCCATGGGCCCCTCCTCCTTCAGCCGCTGGTTCGAGGCCGCCGCGGTCTACCGTGACCGGCGCATGCTGGCGATCCTGCTGCTGGGCTTCTCCAGCGGCCTGCCCCTGGCGCTGAGCTTCCAGACCCTGTCGGTGTGGCTCACCGAGAGCGGCGTGGACAAGACCGCCATCGGCCTGTTCGCCCTGGTGGGGCTGCCCTATACCCTCAAGTTCCTCTGGGCGCCGCTCATGGACCGCCTGCCGCTGCCGCTGTTCGGCCGCCTGGGGCGGCGCCGCGGCTGGGGCATCGCCACCCAGCTGGCGCTGATGGGCGCGGTGCTGGGGCTGGGCGCCAGCGACCCGGCGGCGGACCCCTGGCTCACCGCCGCCCTGGCCATGGGGGTGGCGTTCTGCTCCGCCAGCCAGGACATCGTGGTGGACGCCTACCGGGTGGACATCCTCGAGGAGCGCAGCTACGGCGCCGGGGCGGCCACCATCGTGCTCGGCTACCGGATGGGCATGCTCGTCTCGGGGGCCGGCGCGCTCTATCTCGCCGACTGGTTCGGCTGGCAGGCTGCCTACACCGCCATGGCGGCGCTGGTGGCCGTGGGCATCGCCACCCTGCTGCTGAGCCCCGAGCCCCGCGCCCCGGAGCCGGAACCGGCGCCCGCCGGCACGCCCGGGCGCCGCCACTGGCTGCGGGAGATGGTGGTGGATCCCTTCGCCGATTTCATGCGCCGA from Thioalbus denitrificans includes these protein-coding regions:
- the recG gene encoding ATP-dependent DNA helicase RecG encodes the protein MDASPERPPDLASQPLTRLKGVGEAFARRLERLGLVTVQDLLFHLPLRYEDRTRVRPLGSLRHGDTAVVEGEVEVADVVFGRRRSLLVRINDGTGFLTLRFFYFTGAQKTALTRGARLRCYGEVRQGPHALEMVHPEYRKVAADAPIPVEDRLTPVYPVTEGVTQARLRGLVDQVLPRLEQEAVAELLPLELLRRYRLPPLAAALAYVHRPPPDAPLEELAAGRHPAQQRLAFEELLAHQVSLRQLRAVVRARRAPVLGGDGALRRRFLEGLPFTLTGAQARVNGEIAADLGQPHPMLRLVQGDVGSGKTVVAAAAVLAAVEGGRQAAVMAPTELLAEQHFRNFSAWLEPLGVACAWLSGRLKGKAREAVIAAMADGTARVVVGTHALFQAEVRFADLGLVVVDEQHRFGVHQRLALHEKGKRGRLSPHQLIMTATPIPRTLAQTAYADLDVSVIDELPPGRTPVTTVVVPDTRREEVMERVRAVCREGRQAYWVCTLIEESEALQCQAAEETHRQLVESFPDLRVGLVHGRMKPAEKEAAMAAFQAGGTQLLVATTVIEVGVDVPNATLMIIENAERLGLAQLHQLRGRVGRGAAASHCVLMYHAPLTGTARERLQVLRDSGDGFLIARKDLEIRGPGELLGTRQTGMLNFRIADVLRDRPLLDRVARAAGDLLARHPDRAAPLVRRWLGDGTRYGGV
- a CDS encoding AmpG family muropeptide MFS transporter gives rise to the protein MEESVCQPGAAQKPAFDLACYHPCPMGPSSFSRWFEAAAVYRDRRMLAILLLGFSSGLPLALSFQTLSVWLTESGVDKTAIGLFALVGLPYTLKFLWAPLMDRLPLPLFGRLGRRRGWGIATQLALMGAVLGLGASDPAADPWLTAALAMGVAFCSASQDIVVDAYRVDILEERSYGAGAATIVLGYRMGMLVSGAGALYLADWFGWQAAYTAMAALVAVGIATLLLSPEPRAPEPEPAPAGTPGRRHWLREMVVDPFADFMRRPEWLLILLFILLYKFGDAVAGVMSNPFYIEMGFSKSEIASVSKIFGLGATIAGGFLGGVVVSRMGVMKSLLVCGFLQMASNLMFVVQAQAGYHLGLLTLTIGLENLSGGMGTAAFVAYLSGLCNPAYTATQYALLSSFMAFGRTVLASSGGWLAERLDWVLFFLLSTAAALPGLLLLAWLMGRAPRPRAAAP